The following proteins are encoded in a genomic region of Deltaproteobacteria bacterium:
- a CDS encoding transglycosylase SLT domain-containing protein: MHSGTTQRKKQNKGGLKGIFLFGLVFFPSASNPLLSGLVDRNYFLIYDTIQNLGKQVEEGTLPHPVYFLMGATAYNEERYDDALEHLKRAEVEGSPLAAHIRYWIGKTLNALNRPAEAIAYLPPIDKIERKIEEDIFWERMESLILLSRWEEAETGLNRRKKEAAKDEPVRTRIKYLRGQMASLQGKKAIAHRTWKELLTESAGNPFEEEIIDQLKKENTPLSDFLSEADWKKRAQSLIEAGRPLDALAIYDDLYKTTGRNFSFEIAKTHFKARHYSKSASLLQELMDHPKGGQNRTEILSLLAASYGRSDQFEEALKYNQKIIDLYPRSNMARMARYKIAFIHLDAGQYSRAVEAFTEYLSTKNDYRRAEAVWNRLWAVYLTGNFSGALDELKNLEKKERKKDELLKIAYWKARCLEQMNKGSAARLIYEDIHRRKPTHYYGFLSAQKMAGKKIDPMELVDPTNTPSPLPLPLEGGGIKGGGAYKADNWREKIPPDDPLMTAVQLAEIGLSEYAFDEAERSSLSREGIPLDSLSQALTAAQNFRQLCAIGRAGLKKISAGRDNGLYWTMAYPRAYFQWTTLFSKKQALNSLLVWAMMREESSFHPAIVSSAQAIGLLQLIPQTGKEVALLLGRDVFHPEDLKAPATNIEFGVTYLKKRLDEFGGKVPYALAGYNAGPDAVHRWEKWGAKLEPDEFIELIPYDETRGYVKKVMTSYWIYKTLY, encoded by the coding sequence ATGCACTCTGGAACGACGCAAAGAAAAAAACAGAATAAGGGGGGGCTCAAGGGAATTTTTCTCTTCGGCCTTGTCTTTTTTCCATCCGCCTCCAACCCCCTCCTTTCCGGCCTTGTTGACCGCAACTATTTCCTCATTTACGACACGATACAAAACCTGGGGAAACAAGTGGAAGAGGGAACCCTGCCGCACCCCGTCTATTTTCTCATGGGGGCAACGGCTTACAACGAGGAACGATATGACGATGCCCTCGAACATTTAAAAAGAGCGGAGGTGGAGGGATCACCTCTGGCCGCCCATATCCGCTATTGGATCGGCAAAACCTTAAACGCCCTCAACCGGCCGGCGGAGGCGATTGCCTATCTCCCCCCAATCGACAAGATCGAACGAAAAATCGAGGAAGACATTTTCTGGGAGCGGATGGAATCGCTGATTCTTCTCTCGCGGTGGGAAGAAGCCGAAACAGGGTTAAACCGCAGAAAGAAAGAGGCGGCAAAGGACGAGCCGGTCCGGACAAGAATCAAGTATCTCCGGGGGCAAATGGCCTCCCTCCAAGGCAAAAAGGCCATCGCCCACCGGACATGGAAAGAACTCCTCACGGAATCGGCCGGCAACCCCTTTGAAGAAGAGATTATCGATCAACTGAAAAAAGAAAATACCCCCCTTTCGGATTTTCTCTCCGAGGCCGACTGGAAGAAACGCGCCCAATCGTTGATCGAGGCGGGCCGCCCGTTGGATGCCCTCGCCATTTATGACGATCTGTACAAGACAACGGGACGGAATTTTTCCTTCGAAATCGCCAAGACCCATTTTAAGGCCCGCCACTATTCCAAGTCTGCTTCCCTTCTTCAGGAACTTATGGATCATCCGAAAGGGGGGCAAAACCGCACCGAGATTCTGTCCCTGCTTGCCGCCTCTTACGGCCGGTCGGATCAGTTTGAGGAGGCGCTCAAATACAACCAAAAGATCATCGACCTCTACCCCCGCTCAAACATGGCCCGGATGGCCCGCTATAAAATAGCCTTCATCCATCTTGACGCGGGCCAATATTCACGGGCTGTTGAGGCCTTCACGGAATATCTTTCAACAAAAAACGATTACCGCCGCGCCGAAGCGGTCTGGAATCGCTTGTGGGCCGTCTATCTGACGGGAAATTTTTCCGGCGCCCTGGACGAACTCAAAAACCTGGAGAAGAAAGAAAGAAAAAAAGATGAGCTTCTCAAAATCGCCTACTGGAAGGCCCGCTGTCTGGAACAGATGAACAAAGGGTCCGCCGCCCGGTTGATTTATGAGGATATCCATCGGCGAAAACCCACCCATTATTACGGGTTTCTCTCGGCGCAAAAAATGGCCGGAAAAAAAATCGATCCCATGGAACTGGTGGATCCCACGAATACCCCCTCTCCCCTGCCCCTCCCCCTCGAGGGGGGAGGGATTAAGGGAGGGGGTGCTTATAAAGCCGACAACTGGCGCGAAAAAATTCCCCCCGACGATCCCTTGATGACAGCCGTTCAGCTCGCTGAAATCGGGCTTTCGGAGTACGCCTTTGACGAGGCGGAGCGCTCCTCTCTTTCCAGGGAGGGAATTCCTCTTGATTCGTTGAGTCAGGCGTTGACGGCGGCGCAAAATTTCAGACAGTTATGCGCCATCGGCCGGGCCGGCCTTAAAAAAATATCGGCCGGGCGGGATAACGGGTTGTACTGGACCATGGCCTATCCGCGCGCCTATTTTCAGTGGACAACCCTTTTTTCCAAAAAACAGGCGCTGAATTCCCTCCTTGTCTGGGCAATGATGCGTGAAGAGTCTTCTTTCCATCCGGCCATCGTCTCTTCCGCGCAGGCGATCGGCCTTTTGCAGTTGATCCCGCAGACGGGTAAGGAAGTCGCCTTGCTTTTGGGGAGGGATGTCTTTCATCCGGAAGATCTGAAGGCCCCGGCGACAAACATTGAATTCGGCGTGACTTATTTAAAAAAGAGGCTGGATGAATTCGGCGGAAAAGTTCCCTACGCGCTGGCCGGCTATAACGCCGGTCCGGACGCTGTCCACAGGTGGGAGAAATGGGGGGCTAAACTCGAACCGGATGAATTCATCGAACTGATCCCCTACGACGAAACGCGCGGCTATGTAAAAAAGGTAATGACAAGTTACTGGATTTATAAAACATTATATTGA
- the mazG gene encoding nucleoside triphosphate pyrophosphohydrolase produces the protein MSAPFEQLVDIMAILRSPGGCPWDHQQTHQSIAPQLIEECYEVLDAIENKNDPHLCEELGDLLLHVLFHAQIGRDEKSFDIDDVVNEISAKLIRRHPHVFGGIKVSGAEEVVSNWDKIKANEAKKHKGDSYLDPVPKSLPALFQAFKLSKKASKIGFDWNKTDEVLQKIDEEIGELKKAVKSKNRNNLEHEVGDLFFALANLCRFIKIQPEEVLQKANNRFRARFSAMEKQIRLKKKKMEQLTAKEWDALWNDAKKKTE, from the coding sequence ATGTCCGCCCCCTTCGAACAACTCGTCGATATCATGGCCATCCTGCGTAGCCCCGGCGGGTGCCCGTGGGATCATCAACAGACCCACCAGTCGATCGCCCCTCAACTGATCGAGGAATGCTACGAAGTCCTGGACGCCATCGAAAACAAAAACGATCCCCATTTGTGCGAAGAGCTGGGCGATCTGCTTCTGCATGTTTTGTTTCATGCCCAAATCGGCCGGGACGAAAAATCGTTCGATATCGACGACGTGGTCAATGAAATTTCAGCCAAACTCATCCGCCGGCATCCGCACGTTTTCGGCGGGATAAAAGTCTCCGGGGCCGAGGAGGTGGTTTCCAACTGGGACAAAATAAAAGCAAACGAGGCCAAAAAGCACAAGGGAGATTCGTACCTCGACCCGGTGCCCAAATCGCTCCCCGCCCTTTTTCAGGCTTTTAAGCTCTCCAAAAAAGCCTCCAAAATCGGCTTCGACTGGAACAAGACCGATGAAGTGCTTCAAAAGATCGACGAGGAAATCGGCGAACTGAAAAAAGCGGTCAAAAGCAAAAACCGAAACAATCTCGAACATGAAGTGGGCGACCTCTTTTTCGCCCTCGCCAACCTGTGCCGTTTTATAAAAATCCAGCCGGAAGAGGTCCTGCAAAAGGCCAATAACCGGTTTCGGGCGAGGTTTTCGGCCATGGAGAAGCAAATCCGGCTAAAAAAGAAAAAGATGGAACAACTCACGGCGAAAGAATGGGATGCACTCTGGAACGACGCAAAGAAAAAAACAGAATAA
- a CDS encoding glutamate synthase subunit beta: MGKITGFMEIPREDWPQRPIPERIHDYKEIYSEFPVDKLRAQGARCMDCGIPFCNQGCPLGNYIPEWNDLVYKNRWKEAIERLHATNNFPEFTGLLCPAPCEGACVLGINEKPVTIKYIEYHIIDHAFKEGWIVPQPPKKLTGKKVAVVGSGPAGLACAQQLARVGHTVTVFERDDRIGGLLRYGIPDFKMQKHRIDTRMKQMEAEGVFFRPKSNIGGDLSADTLHREFDAIALCAGATQARDLSVPGRELKGVHLAMEYLTEQNRVNAGDKIADQITATGKKVIILGGGDTGADCLGTAHRQGAADIHQLELLPRPPDQRAPDNPWPQWPMVFRTSPAHNEGGDRDYSIMTKKLSGEKGVLKKLHAVRLEWVPSTNGGPPKPQEIPGSEFEIEVDLLLLAMGFTGPEKKGPIEQMGIKLDPRGNVEVNADYVTSVPGVFAAGDVKRGASLIVWAIAEGRKCARGIDKFLMGETELP; the protein is encoded by the coding sequence ATGGGTAAAATCACGGGCTTCATGGAAATTCCGCGGGAAGACTGGCCGCAGAGGCCGATCCCCGAACGGATTCACGACTACAAGGAAATCTACAGCGAGTTTCCCGTCGACAAATTACGCGCCCAAGGGGCCCGTTGCATGGATTGCGGCATCCCCTTTTGCAATCAGGGATGTCCGCTGGGCAACTATATCCCGGAGTGGAACGACCTTGTCTACAAAAACCGCTGGAAAGAGGCCATCGAACGCCTGCATGCGACAAACAACTTTCCCGAATTCACCGGCCTTCTCTGCCCAGCCCCCTGCGAAGGGGCCTGCGTTCTGGGCATCAACGAAAAACCGGTGACCATCAAATACATTGAGTATCACATCATCGACCATGCCTTTAAAGAAGGATGGATTGTGCCTCAACCTCCCAAAAAATTGACCGGAAAAAAGGTGGCCGTGGTCGGTTCCGGCCCGGCCGGGTTGGCTTGTGCGCAACAACTGGCCCGGGTGGGTCACACGGTGACGGTGTTCGAGCGCGATGACCGGATCGGCGGCCTGCTCCGTTACGGCATTCCTGATTTCAAGATGCAAAAACACCGCATCGATACACGAATGAAACAGATGGAGGCCGAAGGGGTTTTTTTCAGGCCGAAAAGTAATATCGGAGGTGATCTATCAGCAGACACCCTGCACCGGGAGTTTGATGCCATCGCGTTGTGCGCCGGGGCCACACAGGCGCGCGATTTGAGTGTTCCCGGACGCGAGCTAAAGGGGGTTCATCTGGCGATGGAGTATCTGACGGAACAAAACCGGGTAAACGCCGGAGACAAAATTGCCGATCAGATTACGGCCACGGGAAAAAAAGTCATCATCCTTGGCGGCGGCGACACCGGCGCCGACTGCCTCGGCACCGCGCACCGTCAGGGGGCCGCCGACATTCACCAACTGGAACTTCTCCCGCGTCCACCGGATCAGAGGGCGCCGGATAATCCGTGGCCGCAATGGCCGATGGTTTTTCGCACCTCCCCGGCCCATAACGAGGGGGGCGATCGAGACTATTCCATCATGACCAAAAAATTATCAGGGGAAAAAGGGGTCTTGAAAAAACTCCATGCCGTCCGGCTGGAATGGGTCCCTTCCACCAACGGAGGCCCTCCCAAACCGCAGGAAATTCCCGGCAGTGAATTTGAGATCGAAGTCGACCTCCTGCTTCTGGCGATGGGATTTACCGGTCCGGAAAAGAAAGGGCCGATTGAACAGATGGGAATCAAACTAGACCCCCGCGGCAACGTGGAGGTAAACGCCGATTATGTGACCTCGGTGCCTGGCGTCTTTGCCGCCGGCGACGTCAAGCGGGGCGCCTCGCTGATTGTCTGGGCGATTGCCGAGGGCCGCAAATGCGCCCGCGGCATCGACAAATTCCTGATGGGTGAGACGGAGCTTCCCTGA